A window from Dama dama isolate Ldn47 unplaced genomic scaffold, ASM3311817v1 ptg000126l, whole genome shotgun sequence encodes these proteins:
- the LOC133053699 gene encoding zinc finger protein 322-like, with protein sequence MYTSEERENQRTQKRKIYHVCPQKGKKIFIHVHEITQIDDQIYQCLEREQNFCENLALIMCERTHTGEKPYRCDMCEKTFIQSSDLISHQRIHSYEKPYKCSKCEKSFSHHLALSGHQRTHAGKKFYTCDICGKNFGQSSDLLVHQRSHTGEKPYLCSECDKCFSRSTNLIRHRRTHTGEKPFKCLECEKAFSGKSDLISHQRTHTGERPYKCSKCEKSYRHRSAFIVHKRVHTGEKPYKCGACEKCFGQKSDLIVHQRVHTGEKPYKCLECMRSFTRSANLIRHQATHTHTFKCLEYEKSFSCSSDLIVHQRIHMEEKPHQWSACESGFLLGMDFVAQQKMRTQTEELHYKYSVCDKSFHQSSALFQHQTIHIGEKPYICNVAEKDLELSPPHVSEASQMS encoded by the coding sequence ATGTACActtcagaagagagagagaatcagagaactcaaaaaaggaaaatatatcatgTATGCCCTCAGAAGGgtaaaaagatttttattcatGTGCATGAGATTACTCAAATAGATGATCAGATATACCAGTGCCTTGAACGTGAGCAAAACTTTTGTGAAAACTTAGCTCTTATTATGTGTGAGAGAACCCACACTGGGGAGAAACCTTATAGATGTGATATGTGTGAGAAAACCTTCATCCAAAGCTCAGATCTTATTTCACATCAGAGGATCCACAGTTatgagaaaccttataaatgtagcAAATGTGAGAAGAGCTTTTCGCACCACTTAGCCCTTTCAGGACACCAGAGAACACATGCAGGTAAAAAATTCTATACATGTGATATCTGTGGCAAGAATTTTGGTCAGAGCTCTGATCTGCTTGTCCACCAGCGAAGCCATACAGGCGAGAAACCGTATCTGTGTAGTGAGTGTGATAAATGCTTCAGCCGAAGTACAAACCTCATAAGGCACCGAAGAACTCACACAGGTGAGAAACCATTTAAGTGTCTggagtgtgaaaaagcttttagtgGGAAATCCGATCTTATTAGCCACCAGAGAACTCATACTGGTGAAAGACCCTACAAATGTAGTAAGTGTGAGAAAAGTTACCGACACCGGTCAGCCTTCATTGTTCATAAAAGAGTACATACTGGGGAGAAGCCCTATAAGTGTGGTGCCTGTGAGAAATGCTTTGGCCAGAAATCAGACCTTATTGTACACCAGAGAGTCCACACAGGTGAGAAGCCGTATAAATGCTTGGAATGTATGAGAAGTTTTACCCGGAGTGCCAACCTCATCAGGCACCAGGCAACTCACACTCACACTTTTAAATGCCTTGAATATGAGAAGAGCTTCAGCTGTAGTTCAGACCTTATTGTACATCAAAGAATTCACATGGAAGAGAAACCGCATCAGTGGTCTGCATGTGAAAGTGGCTTCCTCCTAGGCATGGACTTCGTTGCCCAACAGAAAATGAGAACTCAGACAGAGGAGCTGCATTATAAATACAGTGTCTGTGATAAAAGCTTTCACCAGAGCTCAGCCCTTTTTCAACATCAGACAATCCACATCGGTGAAAAACCATATATCTGTAATGTGGCTGAGAAAGATCTTGAGCTCAGCCCTCCCCATGTATCAGAAGCCTCACAGATGTCTTGA